The Chanodichthys erythropterus isolate Z2021 chromosome 1, ASM2448905v1, whole genome shotgun sequence genome segment tttttttttttttttttttttttcactggcCATTCTTACTATGAAGATGATTATGAAATGACCACATGTATAAGAtaatttgcagatttttttgttttgttttgttgtttgacatTACTCTATATCTGATTCAATAATGCTTTGTTTTCTTAGACACTATATAATAGTTATAATATGGGGGTATTTAATTGGCTTAAAGGATCATTTTCTTCTTTGATGACCAGTTGTGttgttttaagttttttttctttaggtTGGTGATCTTGTCTTGCACTTTCTATTCCATAAACATGGCAAAAATTTTAATACTTCTAGTTCTGGACAGAATATGAAAAGTGTAGTTCTATTGTCTTATCAGAACACTTttacattgttgttttaaaacCTGGGAATTGCAGACGGTTGTTTCATGGGCAACCTCGCTCTTCTTGACGTCCAGAAAATAAGTTGCCTTAATTGTGGGCAACTTGATATGTGTTTATTAACTGCTTTAAAGAAAGTAATAGATGAGAATGTGTGTCACATgcctatttatattatttatgtctGTGTAATTTGGTCGAGCTGGCTTTGGTTtttcacaaaaaagaaaaaaaaaatggggggaaaatcccataagaaaatgaaaatctaaaaataaaataaaaaaaatcagcaataagacttgattttttttttttttcctctaaatcAAACGTTAGATTGTCATTATAAGTATTTTGTAGTTTagaagaaaaataaattcaCTGATCTGAATTCTTCTAACAGGACTAAAAGTCCCTCTTAAAGGGAtcgttcatccaaaaattaaaacatcAGCTGCATCCGAAATTACGTAGGTACTAcgttttaatataaatttacttCATGACCATTGAAAAGGTATGTtctatatacaggtgctggtcatataatgagaatatcgtgaaaaagttcattttttttattgtaaattatttttaaaaatgaaactttcatttatactagattccctacatgtaaagtaaaacatttaattttttttattttttatttgttgattagagtgTACAgttaatgaaagtccaaaatccagtatctcaaaatattagaatatttacatttgagtttcattaaatgaccatccctacagtataaattccgggtatctcttgttctttgaaaccacactaatggggaagactgctgacttggcaatggtccaggagacaatcgttgacaccctccacaaagagagtaagtcacagaaggtcattactgaatggggtggctgtttacagagtgatgtatcaaagcatattaaatgcaaagttgactagaaggaagaaattgggtaggcaaaggtgcacaagcaacagggatgaccacaagcttgagaatactgtcaagtaaagccaattcagacacttgggagagcttcacaatgagtgccggagtcagcgcatcaagagttaccacactcagacatcttcaggaaaaggacaaccaagccacttctgaaacagaaacaacatcagaagcatcttacctgggctaaggagaaaaagaactggacagtgaacagtggtcgaaagtcctcttttcagataaaagtattTGCATTTCATGCATTtaatgttgaaatcatggtcccagagtctgaaggaagactggagaggcacagaatccaagctgcttgaagtctagtgtgaagtttctgaagtcagtaatgatttggggggccgtgacatctgctggtgttggtccattgtgtttcatcaagtgcaaagtcaatgcagcatcgtccaggagattttggagcactttatgcttccatctgctgacaagctttatggagatgctgatttccttttccagcaggacccctgacccctgaatctatgggatattttcaagagaaagatgagaaacagtcacttccatgccacacttcactgatgctgtaatttgtgctaggagcaagtcatttgctgtaaaatgtgctgccgaccaagtattgagtgcacaaatgaacatactttaaagaacttgaacttttctgttttgaaaatccattttttgattgatcttaggaaatattctaatattttgagatactggattttggactttcattagctgtacgctctaatcaaaatttaaaaaaaaaaaaacttttgaaatgttttacttaacatgtagggaatctagaatatatgaaagtttcatttttaaaaataatttacaataaaaaaatgaactttcacgatattctaattatatgaccagcacctgtagtatgaatgaatttggatgtattacatccgccatgttgttactgtcacatgTCCTACTAGCGTCCCTTCAACTCCATTCACAAGTCCTCaaccgtggcctcatgggatagtaaagtgtccatcgtatgcacGCTTCAGAATCTCTCCGGAAGTAGTAAGTCATCCGGTACTtgaatttggacatactactTTGTTCGCATAGGCCTACTGTTTTTCGcgtactatatagtagagaagtattcgattttggatgcagttatccatttttgggtgaactatccctttaatgaatatgacgatttttgtttttgaagtgatttttaAGGGACTGTTTACACgcaacaccgttttcaactaaaaacggaaaactttttatgcgttttggccgttcatttacacgacaacagtgTTTTAGTGGCCTGAAAACTCAAACTTGTGAAAAacggtttcaaagtgcaagtttttgaaaacgataccgttgtcgtcatcttcgtgtaaactggAAAAACGTGAATCTGGGAAAACGGTGAGAGCTTGCATATGCACATTACGAGTCTATCCAGCTTATTTTTCCACATGAAGGtaaggtgttttctgtgaatgtgtgagacttACGATTTATTAGCGGCTATAGGGAAATAACGAGAAGAATAGAGAAGAACTTGcacattctctgtaaagctgctttgaaacgatatgtatcgtgaaaagcgctatagaaataaatgtgaattgaattgaaaaatattgtgcagtaaactaaaaataagttGTATAGGCACAAATGCAAGTATATGCGCAGGCACATAGTCTTTCTTTATATCAACTACTTACATCATTTCGTGACATCAGCTACTTgtcataatacagcgtttttagtcattttcgctGATCCGTGTGAACGGATAACTTGTCATCTATAGAAAGAGAAACTTTTCAgattttagtacatcgttgtcgtgtaaatgtaccctaaaTAATTGTATAATACCAGAGACTATGGAATAACACAAGATGCATCACTCGTATTTTTATAAATTggagaaagtgcaatgcgcaatatggcagaataagtcccgccttctaaataagagccaatcgccgattggtaagtcatcgcgtcactgcagcagcagCTGCTGCAGCTCCGGTtcatagaaacagtcagacgcgcgcctctgaaatgagacgcgcatttaggaccgtgcatgcgcattagcttaatccagcctgaaaaatacagtttttttgtcatgattcgagtgtttagaaacaaattttatgagacagttgttgtcagatttcattggtgatttcaaatatgaaattgaaTTGAAAGCTTGACAAACAGCTtttgagaatttgatgtttccccattcaaagagatagaagCCGCACTTGAATGCCTAATAGGCGTTTctaagatggccgccgagtgaaatgactcgTCGCAGGGACTATAATACGCTGTGGAGTGACAGTGAATATGTAAATGGTAACAATAGTAAGAATGtaaatagtttttgtttaaaaaaaaaaacaaaacctaaaTATAAAGTCCGATAAACAGGCATTTACTCCTCACTCAAGATAAAACTGGTGTAGGTAAAATATCTCCAATTCCATTTCCTCCTATAAAATTTCAaattttcctaaaaaaaaaaaaaaacaaacaaaaaaaaaacaaacccaCCATTTATTTAATCACAGAAAATACACGACATATCCTGTGCTTTGGTTACGTTTCGGACAGTACCTTTATCTCTGTTTCGTCTACACGGttacacttttattttgaagtgcaGCGATTGCGGAAGTTCAGTTAAGAGTCCGACTGCCTCTTAGGTAAGGAAGTAAGTTTTGGTTAGTAGCTGTATATTGTCAATAACAGAATAAGTGAAAGTCTCCaaaagtgtatttaaatgtaCCGTTTCCTATGCACTAAACTGCATATATCAGTTAACTTTGTTCGCTGTTTTTAAACGTTTGTAAGGCTAATTCAACTGTTTTTCTAGTAGAGACAGTCCACAGGAAACAGGGAACCGCCTGTGACCGATTAACTCTGTCTTAAAACATACAGCCTGTCTATATGTTCACTGTTCAGAAAAGCATGCCTAGGTGGGCACCTCACTAAGAAGACACCCATGCTGAAAGTCCACTTGGGAGCAGTTTGAAAGGTTTTGTCATGGATCCAGAGGTGTCCCTCATGCTGCACTGTGATCCATTACAAGCTCTTGGAGAACATCAAACACGCATAGAAATTTCAGACAGGTGCAGTATCtttccatcacacacacacttatttgtatatgtatatatatacagtgcagtccaaaagtttggaaccactaagatttttaatgtttttaaaataagttttgtctgctcaccaaggctacatttatttaattaaaaatacagtaaaaaacagtaatattgtgaaatataattacaatttaaaataactgttttctatttgaatatatttgacaaagtaatttatttctgtgatcaaagctgaattttcagcatcattactccagtcttcggtgtcacatgatccttcagaaatcattctgatatgatgatctgctgctcaagaaacatttaatgtgtacaattgtacaaaatatgtgtacaatattttttttcaggaatatttgatgaatagaaagttcaaaagaacagtgtttatctgaaatctaatcttttgtaacattacaaatgtctttactgccacttttgattgatttaatgcatccttgctgaataaaagtattaatttctttaatttatttaaaaaaaaaataaaaacttttgaacgttagtgtataatgctacagaagctttgtatttcagataaatgctgttcttttgaactttctattcatcaaggaatcctgaaaaaaaaaaaaagtacacaactgttttcaacattgaaaataatcataaatgtttcttgagcagcagatcagcatattagaatgatttctgaaggatcatgtgacactgaagactggagtaacgatgctgaaaattcagctttgcatcacaggaataaattactttgtcaaatatatttaaatagtacacagttattttaaattgtaataatatttcacaatattactgtttttttaattaaataaatgtagccttggtgagcagacgaaacttattttaaaaacattaaaaatcttttggactgtactgtatatacatacatacactagATACTAAATACTTGTATGTAATGAATAATGAGAAGTTACAGacactttatacattttaaccagaaTTCTTGCTgctgtaaaaatgattttatttgctACTCTCCCACACTAGATTCAATCGTCAGAGTTTTCCTGAGATCGAGCAGCACATCGAGGCCGTGTGGAGCGACAGAGTGACCAAAGAACCGTGGCTCTTCAACGGCGCTAAATTCAGACTGCATTCAGCGGAGATCTGCGTCACGGAAAACGGACCAATGGGAGAGCAGGCTGTCCAGAACCTAATGCACTTACAGTGTGGTGAAGGAGACCAATTAGAAAGTGGCAATAAATCCTCGGACAGATCAACAAAAGATGAGCAATCATGTGTGCTGAAATTACAGTTAGGCCTGACCTGTTATAAAGACTACCTCGGGACGAACTGGTCGCGAGAGGCGGGAAATCTCCAGAGTCATGGACGGAATGAATGTGCAGATCCACAGGCTTTCCTCGCGCAGCCGCTGGGGGTGGGCGCTGTCATGGCAACCGCAGATGGAGATGTCGTCCTGCTGAGGAGAAGTCAGAAAGTGGCAGAGGCTGCAGGACTGTTAGACATACCTGGAGGTCATCCTGAGCCAAAGGTGACGGACATCATCAGGGTTTCAGAAAAAAACCTGCAGCTTCCCCTTTTCccccaaataattttgtcagataaagtacatttactgttttattcttccctcatattcaaaatattgcttGAAATGTACACtatttttcctcatattttaatggtttaatcaaacttgtagggtcattaaaaaccGGACATCATTTTCAGCCACTACTATGTAGATTTCTATATAATTAAGTGTATTAATGATGTATTATTAAGAAATCTCTCCCTGTGGTGTAGATGGTGTGTCCAGAGGTCAGTGAGGAGGTCATATGTGTTGAGCTTCTGCAGGGTAAGGAGAGAGCCGTGGTTTCAGAGATCTTCTCCTCTGTGTGTGCAGAGATCCGTGATGAGGTGTGTATCTGCGCACTTCTTTAATCACGTATTGATCTAGTTGATCATTACTTGCAATTGGATATACTGTATGCAGTTGGTTTTTCTTTATTGTGGTTTAAAGGtgaaatatgtaagatttttttcagtaaaatatccaaaaaccactaggccagtgttatatatttagttcacttgagtacttacaatatcccaaatgtttgcaactatttgtaaatggtgagaaaattgcaattttaaccaaggctgcgggacgtgtgaggagtcgcctgtcaatggcgtcatacccgcgttaccctcggtttccgcttttattttgtagaaaccatggaaacaacaaagacgctttaatatattatacattttaatagacaagggaacaactgttttgatatatttataaactaattattgttatatagctcaacacattgaGTGTTAtcgtttaaatctaattttcttgattttattttgcgagtctcatgctttaccGTGCCTCAGaggaaaaacactattttgtgaagtggctaacatagcataatcagatgcagctttatttttagtaacagtaatacagaattttctccatcatacaatatgttttcaaattaattgcatgccatttatcaacacaatcatccagtatttaatctgatattgtaaaatggatctatcttactgcagtgtgtaacagtgtctcacagcagccgccgagcgaacgcacagaataacgttataacatcattttcaacactctcaaatgtatctaatatgataaacagagctgcgttacctcatactcatgaccggaaaagcggaagcggcgccggcgactgtgtcataataaaagtcccgctgctcttgaggcgtgtgttgatcaatcgctccagctcctcgttcagctccacaacactcgctcctgctctgcttcatactacagtaacgttaataatcgcatccatgaacatgagttctgcccgagtccaatccctattcttttgcaccgtccgttgaggtgaAAACCACacgtcccaagattccgctcttaaacttggcgtcatcaagctacgcctttgttttgaatagcgACATCTAGCGGACACAaatcttacatactgcacctttaactctTGTTTACATCACAGAAAGCAATGTGTTGTTATTCAAGGGAAACAATCTGAAAGAGGTGTACCACAGGGCTCAATACTGGGTCCtgttcttttttctgttttcattaatGATCTTCCCTTCGCACTCTTCTCATCTTTATGCAGATGATACTGTCATTTATACTTCAATTATTTGCAACAGTATCTGGTATCATATTCttcatatttctttttcttACTCCTTTATTCAAGAAAGTTTTTAGGAAGAAAGCATTTGGAGATTGGAATAATTTACCTTTAAATGTACAatcttttatgttttttgttttgtaacttGTAATTGCTTTAAATGAAATGtctgtttatatttattaatggGCAAACATTCATATTTATGTGTTGATTTTTGATTGTTGTTGTGTCTTATCTAACTTTTCTTTATTAGGACCCTCTTGAAAATGAGTCTATCCTTAAGAATAAATCTGTGGCCGTTGGTGCCACTATATTGGTCTCATCATCTTTCTTTGCTCTTGTTCCTGCTCATTACAGGTGAACGTCCCTGTCAGTTCTCTAAGCAAGCCGTTGTTCATGGGAATTGCGCTGAACCACACTAGTGCAGGCCGGCCCAGCGCAGAGTTTTACGTTCGGTAAACCTCATATTATGTCGTTCAGTCTGTACACTATGAGCTGTTATCATACAGAACTACACAGCTGTGTTTTTTACTCTGTGAAGGTGCACTTTGACGACGGAGGAAGTGAGAGATTTCTATAGACGTGGAGGTCCTGAGGCCCATGAGTCCACTGACATACTGTTTCTCAGTCGAGCGGTAAGCATTTATATCTACCACATCAAGAGACTTGCTTTAACTACATATTCACGTCTCTTAATATGCAAGATGTCTATAAAACAATTGTTAAAAACACAGAATTACACATTCCTTATATAAAGATTTCATATTTCTCTGTTCTACAGAAAATGCTCCAGTTAAGCGAGCACTCCCCCCTGTGGTCAGAGATGTGTCCTTCGGCAAAAGGTGCAGTTCTGCTGTATCAGAGGGTGATGCCTGATTACTGAATttaatcagatgcaaaaccGCCTCTGAATAATGGCACATTGACAACAATTTGAGTTGTCTTTCATACAGTAGTGTATTATATAAGATACTTGTTTGAAAAATTGCAAAAACATtccatataaatacatatattttgtaTACTGGTGGATGATAAAGGTGTAGTAACAATATTTATACATGGAAGTTCTTGTACTGAATACATATAAAGGTTTCTGTCCCTGCTTTGAGAGTTCAGGAACTAAAAAGGTCATTTGTACAATGAatcttgtaaatatataaaaaatatattttgcagaGATACCCTTTGAAATATGTTCTTTGTAAACAGGCTGAATGTGAAAAAGCAACTtttcatattaaattaaaagtttgaaaacgAATGATTAAGACTTTTTAATTTGGTGCAAATTTGCTTTGACAGTTTGGGATTTACAGAGAAAGTCTTTTCAAAGAAGCTCAAGGGAACAAGTTATTATAATACGAAAGAATTTACATGTGTTATGATCAAAACTTGTAcatcaattaaaaaaagttaaacatagGTCCATAGAGgagaaaaatgtcataatttgaaACTTGGGAGCACAGACTTAAGTTTGTTCTCattttaaccccttaactgtcaccgtCCTACAGGTGGGACGTTtgccattacatatttaaaacagtaatattctacactaaacctaaactaatcttgacaaactatatatcatttgaaagcttagaatctctagTTTACACACtctgattttcaaaataaatttcagaggagcagtaatttatcaatttgcaacaagcatattttcatactcataaggcatgttcagacctttattttgaaatggtgatgaacatgaaaaatcattaaagattggttgaaacaattttgttttcatgccaagagttcaaaagatcaattttgagaaaaaaaggtctgaaaatgtttttaatagaaaaaaaaaaaaaaaatacacttatgATTGTGGCAGCGATCTATAACCCACAatcatgttatttttgtttattagaggctgaattcatatcaaattctgccaatcttcccatactacttctatataggatgtctacttcataaattgtatgaaaataatggaaatatgtggttcagatcactcaaaccatatatggaaatggaggcgcccttatatggtcagtaatggagcttgggtgtcatctagtgaaaaagtgtggtactgcgcccaaacaaaatcttactgaaagctcattttttgagatatcaacctgaaatttggaacacaacttgtccagatttttggctttgatttccttgcagcTTTAGAGTAaaatttgttttgtaaaatatatattttatataaaatatttttacattttcataaacttttcagtttcacttacataagttATATCACatctacaataatctgccaaatttcatctttaaaacaagaccagccttatgtctatactccaaagtattcttgaattacaaccatttaagtttggatagtgcattttcatgtctaaaaaaaaaagtgggggtgaAAGTTAAAGAAGACCCTTGACAGATTATTATAtgttgaagtaaaaaaaaaaaaagtgaaataagaaaaaaagttaGGTTTAAGTTTATCAGCATTATGTatgaatatgtttttatatgaaatatgtttaataaaacaTGAACTCTAAAACTGAtggaaaatcaaagccatattCCAAATTTAaagttgatatctcaaaaaatgagctttcagtaagattttgtttgggcgcaatACCAAATTTTCCCCATTAGATGCCAGCAAAACTCCACTGGTACACAGTGGTTGGATTTGCTTTAATCCTGAGGAAAATGGCACgatttggttaaaaaaaaaaaaattttatttgaagccTTGCTAACAAAATGAAAGCCTATTAACAAAGACTGCATCATTTTATAGTTAAATAACCCTGGGAttaaaaattgcagtttcaatgggGACATTTTTGCCCTTCAAAGTCCTGAGTGGAactattttgtattattaatgaAAATGAGTGTGAATTAAAATACACACTAGTGCCAAAATATATGCAGTTGGCATTAACATAgacaaaaagataaaaaaacaaacaaacaaaaaaactgaaaaagacAAATGTCCATAAAGACGCACAACCTGGAAAATATTCTCTTTGTACTCGTCAcactataaataaatgttagatGTATGAACCTGATGGGAACTTCGGGTTCATGTTTATTGATAGAGCAGTTTTCACAATAAATACTTTCCCAAAAACAGTTTTACAGAGAATATTCCCTTACAAGCCACAATGAGAAAATGTGACAATGGCAAGAGAAGCTCTGTAGATTTACACGCATTTACAAAATGTTCTTGAATGTATTTTCAGTGCAAATAAGATGGATGTTAAGAAAtacttctttttttacagtacaCTGATGCTGTTAATATCTATGAAATAAAATTGAATCTTATGATTTCTCAGTCTTTAGAAAATAGAATAAAACCATATAAAATTTGGAACAGCCCTAAAAAGTCTCACAGGATTCTCaagacacgagggtgagtaaatgaagacagaatttaaactaccctttaaaaacaaactGCATTCTGGTACTCAAGCTTGATCCTCATTATAAGCAATGACCTTTCTAAATGAAATTACAGTCAGACAGAACCAATTACTGTTATAAAGGTGAAGCACTGCTAATCAAAAAACATGCTGATTTGGGATGTATTTCCTGCTACACAAAAGTTCTGGGTTTATCAGAAGCTTTCCGACTAACTTGAACAGCCATAATAAATGCTCCCGTAACAACTCTGGTTTTGCTCGGGAAAGCTCCACtgcaagaaaaacaaaatttattaAGTATATGCATATtgtgaatgttatttttcaatAAGCCATACTTTGTTTTCTTACCTGCCCAGTGTACGGTCTGTAATACTTCCTGTATCTCTGTGGGTCACTGCTGCATCCGAAGGCAGATGGACGGCGACTCTAAGAGCATGATCCACATCAGTCGTCATATAAATGATTTAGTTTTGAATACCTAATAATAGTGCAACATCACACTGACAAACTTACATGTGTTTTCTGAAATGCACAGTGTGAGTGTTGATTGTGACAG includes the following:
- the nudt22 gene encoding uridine diphosphate glucose pyrophosphatase NUDT22, with the protein product MDPEVSLMLHCDPLQALGEHQTRIEISDRFNRQSFPEIEQHIEAVWSDRVTKEPWLFNGAKFRLHSAEICVTENGPMGEQAVQNLMHLQCGEGDQLESGNKSSDRSTKDEQSCVLKLQLGLTCYKDYLGTNWSREAGNLQSHGRNECADPQAFLAQPLGVGAVMATADGDVVLLRRSQKVAEAAGLLDIPGGHPEPKMVCPEVSEEVICVELLQGKERAVVSEIFSSVCAEIRDEVNVPVSSLSKPLFMGIALNHTSAGRPSAEFYVRCTLTTEEVRDFYRRGGPEAHESTDILFLSRAKMLQLSEHSPLWSEMCPSAKGAVLLYQRVMPDY